CTGACTTATTTTTCATAAATATATCATAGGCTTTTTTCATTCTTTCCCCATATAGATATATCAATTTTATTTTTTTATCAAGTAGATAATTTAACACATCTATATGATAATCTACTTCATTTTCACCTAATTCTAACATATCTCCTAAAATGGCTATTTTATACTTATCATTATAGATTTCATTTAAGGTATCTATTGCAGCCTTCATAGAAGTAGGACTTGCATTATATGCATCATTGATATAGATATCATTGCCTATTTTTATCTCTTGAAATCTCATATTACTGATTTTTATTTCTTTCAAACCTCTTTGAATCTCTTCATCAGTTAAACCTATCTTCTTTGCCAATTCTATTGCAATAGCAGTGTTAGAAATATTATGTTTACCCAATAAAGATATTTCATATTCTTTTCCATCTAAAACAAATTTACTTCCTTTATCTGAAAATTCATAACTTTCTATTCTATGAGTATTATCTTCATTGAAACCTATTTTGTTGACATCTAATTTAGATAAATACTCATCATCTCCACAAACAAAGGTATTTTCTTTATTAACAAATTCTAATAATTCCGTTTTAGCTTTAAAAACATTATCTCTTGTCTTTAAAAATTCAATATGAGAATCTCCAATATTAGTTATTATTGCATAATCAGGACTTGAAATCTCTCCCAATCTTCTAATCTCACCAAGAGAACTCATACCCATTTCTAAAACAACAAATTTTTCCTCATCTGTTACATTTAAAAGAGTGTAAGGTAAACCTATATGATTATTGTAATTTCCCTCCGTTTTTAAAGTTTTAGCTTCTGCAGAAAGTAAAGAGTACACTATATCTTTCGTTGTTGTCTTTCCATTACTTCCAGTTATTCCAACAACTTGTATATCTAATTTTTTTCTATATTTTATTGCTAAATCTTGCATAGTGCTAATGGTATTAGAAACTTTTATCACCCTTTTGTCTTTAATATCGGTATTATCAGCTATTACAAAACTTGCTCCTTTGTCTAAGACATCTTTTACATAGGAATTTCCATTATTTATTGCAAAGAATAATGAACCTTCTGTAACTTTTCTACTATCCATTACAACATTTTTTATTTGAACTTTTTTTGAAAATTCTTCAAATATTAATTTATTCAA
This portion of the Fusobacterium simiae genome encodes:
- the gmhB gene encoding D-glycero-beta-D-manno-heptose 1,7-bisphosphate 7-phosphatase; translated protein: MKKAIFLDRDGTINVEKDYIYKSEDLVFEEGTIEALKTFKNLGYILIVVSNQSGIARGYFTEKDLNIFNNNMNEILKKNGTEITEFYCCPHHPDGIGEYKKVCECRKPNNKMIEDAIKKYNIDREKSYMIGDKASDIGAGLKSNLKTVLVKTGYGLKDMEKINKNETLICENLKDFSEILKREKLNKLIFEEFSKKVQIKNVVMDSRKVTEGSLFFAINNGNSYVKDVLDKGASFVIADNTDIKDKRVIKVSNTISTMQDLAIKYRKKLDIQVVGITGSNGKTTTKDIVYSLLSAEAKTLKTEGNYNNHIGLPYTLLNVTDEEKFVVLEMGMSSLGEIRRLGEISSPDYAIITNIGDSHIEFLKTRDNVFKAKTELLEFVNKENTFVCGDDEYLSKLDVNKIGFNEDNTHRIESYEFSDKGSKFVLDGKEYEISLLGKHNISNTAIAIELAKKIGLTDEEIQRGLKEIKISNMRFQEIKIGNDIYINDAYNASPTSMKAAIDTLNEIYNDKYKIAILGDMLELGENEVDYHIDVLNYLLDKKIKLIYLYGERMKKAYDIFMKNKSEEYRFWYYPTKEGIVESLKNIKMEKVILLKASRGTALEDIIKNI